A genomic window from Mesorhizobium sp. 131-2-1 includes:
- a CDS encoding lasso peptide: protein MEQNVEKQEYETPSLTVHGSIETITQGGSGTTALDAAFPAHTPFDQLTFS from the coding sequence ATGGAACAGAATGTTGAAAAGCAAGAGTACGAGACGCCGAGCCTGACGGTTCACGGTTCGATCGAAACGATCACGCAAGGCGGCTCGGGCACGACGGCGCTCGACGCGGCATTCCCTGCGCACACGCCTTTCGACCAGCTTACGTTCTCTTGA
- a CDS encoding nucleotidyltransferase family protein: MAVQESAYQRLRATDCADEVAYVQACLRLFFSPGSGAAAGGALAPSISIATVADIARLNKVAIFVLKALSHAKAGEAPSELLGWLDTYRRRTVSMNSSGIMDSLAIHQALRDRQIEFVFLKGPFQQQLLYGDHFMKPSGDVDILVSQAGFARAREALRAIGYEVAGKSRSLWWLRFLGEQHMIRGGEFRPSTVDLHYRLQQPGSPSPRDTDGFLRRRREVGIAGNHVPFISASDTLLLSCISVAKAFFNREPCAGYVCDVRASTSRLSEAEQQGVLDYAAGQGLADTLLLGLRAADVLLGGTGTLLSERATRILSRIDNADLLHMVIAPWLSSLRWPQRRTVLWELCGRAPVRYLAEAGWAASADLSRRIFERPAVGEAGGR; encoded by the coding sequence ATGGCCGTGCAGGAAAGTGCTTACCAGAGGCTGCGCGCCACCGACTGCGCCGACGAAGTCGCCTACGTTCAGGCGTGCCTGAGGCTGTTCTTCTCGCCCGGCTCGGGTGCGGCGGCAGGCGGGGCGCTGGCGCCGTCAATCTCCATCGCCACCGTCGCCGACATCGCCAGGCTGAACAAGGTCGCGATCTTCGTGCTCAAGGCCTTATCCCATGCCAAAGCCGGCGAAGCGCCGTCGGAACTGCTCGGCTGGCTCGACACCTACCGCCGCCGCACGGTCTCGATGAATTCGTCCGGCATCATGGATTCCTTGGCCATTCATCAGGCGCTGCGCGACAGGCAGATCGAATTCGTTTTCCTGAAGGGGCCGTTCCAGCAGCAGCTGCTTTATGGCGATCACTTCATGAAGCCGTCGGGCGATGTCGACATCCTCGTTTCGCAGGCAGGCTTCGCCAGGGCGCGCGAGGCGCTGCGCGCGATCGGCTACGAGGTCGCCGGCAAGTCGCGTTCGCTCTGGTGGCTGCGTTTCCTTGGCGAGCAGCACATGATCCGCGGCGGCGAGTTCAGGCCGTCCACCGTCGACCTTCACTACCGGCTGCAGCAGCCCGGGTCGCCGAGCCCGCGCGACACCGATGGCTTCCTGCGGCGCAGGCGCGAGGTCGGGATCGCCGGCAATCATGTGCCCTTCATCTCGGCTTCCGACACACTGCTTTTGTCCTGCATCAGCGTCGCCAAGGCCTTCTTTAACCGCGAGCCTTGCGCCGGCTATGTCTGCGATGTCAGGGCCAGCACCAGCCGGCTGAGCGAGGCCGAGCAGCAGGGCGTGCTCGACTACGCGGCCGGGCAGGGGTTGGCGGATACGCTGCTGCTTGGCCTCAGGGCCGCCGATGTGCTGCTTGGCGGCACGGGCACGCTGCTGTCGGAGCGCGCCACGCGGATACTGTCGCGCATCGACAACGCCGATCTCCTCCACATGGTGATCGCGCCCTGGCTGTCCTCCTTGCGCTGGCCGCAGCGCCGGACGGTGCTATGGGAACTATGCGGCCGCGCGCCGGTCCGCTATCTGGCCGAGGCCGGCTGGGCGGCTTCGGCCGATCTCAGCCGGCGCATTTTCGAACGGCCGGCAGTCGGCGAAGCAGGTGGCCGGTGA
- a CDS encoding phosphoribosyltransferase encodes MHYRSISDMNDAIVSNLHRLPRDIDLVVGVPRSGILAATLVSLAANIPMTDLDSFLAGKIYSSGITKRRAALDRQAAEMRKILVIDDSVSGGNAMRDARNRIEAAGIKADFTFAAVFGLLSQHKETDVVFEVVPHPRMFQWNFMHHKFLEQCCVDIDGVLCLDPTEAENDDGPAYEKFLAEARPLHGPTRKIGWLVTSRLEKYRKLTEAWLAKHDIKYDHLIMLDLPSKAERQRLGVHGSFKADFYAKSDAILFIESEHQQALKIAELSGKPVLCVETHLVTYPDALSLPALSQAARNLPARLRQINSPDGRKSVAKKVARTLLGERGYETLKSRVKRPA; translated from the coding sequence ATGCACTACCGCTCGATCTCAGACATGAACGACGCGATCGTCAGCAACCTTCACCGCCTGCCGCGCGACATCGACCTTGTCGTCGGTGTGCCGAGAAGCGGCATTCTCGCGGCAACGCTGGTCAGCCTCGCCGCGAACATTCCGATGACCGATCTCGACAGCTTCCTTGCCGGCAAGATCTATTCGTCCGGCATCACCAAGCGCCGCGCCGCGCTCGACCGGCAAGCCGCCGAGATGCGCAAGATCCTGGTCATCGACGACAGCGTCAGCGGCGGCAACGCCATGCGCGACGCGCGCAACCGGATCGAGGCCGCCGGCATCAAGGCGGACTTCACCTTTGCGGCGGTGTTCGGGCTCTTGTCACAGCACAAGGAAACCGATGTCGTCTTCGAGGTGGTGCCGCATCCCAGGATGTTCCAGTGGAACTTCATGCACCACAAATTCCTCGAGCAGTGCTGTGTCGACATTGACGGCGTGCTCTGCCTCGACCCCACGGAAGCGGAAAACGACGACGGGCCGGCCTATGAGAAATTCCTGGCCGAGGCGCGGCCGCTGCATGGTCCGACCCGCAAGATCGGCTGGCTGGTGACCAGCCGGCTGGAAAAGTACCGCAAGCTGACCGAAGCCTGGCTGGCCAAGCACGACATCAAATACGACCACCTGATCATGCTCGACCTGCCGAGCAAGGCAGAGCGGCAGCGGCTTGGCGTGCATGGCAGCTTCAAGGCCGATTTCTACGCCAAGTCCGACGCCATCCTGTTCATCGAGAGCGAGCACCAGCAGGCGCTCAAGATCGCCGAGCTGTCGGGCAAGCCGGTGCTGTGCGTGGAGACCCATCTGGTCACCTATCCCGACGCGCTGTCGCTGCCGGCGCTCAGCCAGGCGGCGCGCAACCTGCCGGCCAGATTGCGCCAGATCAACTCGCCCGACGGACGCAAGTCCGTGGCCAAGAAGGTGGCGCGCACGCTGCTCGGCGAGCGCGGCTACGAGACGCTGAAGAGCCGGGTCAAGCGCCCAGCCTGA
- the exoK gene encoding endo-1,3-1,4-beta-glycanase ExoK, which yields MNADPKTIPIVAADVMRFEPRAGLRRLSTAGAFLVAVAASLVAAPHPSRAQDVQSAPSFVDDFSNFDHSRWYVSDGWSNGPHQNCTWSKSLVGLSDGVLTLGFEKRQTKDREFACGEIQTKKRYGYGTYEARMKTDTGSGLNAAFFSYIGPADKQPWDEIDFEVLTKDTSKVQVNTYILGKPKNEKLADVEGGTDKGFNDYGFVWEKERLRFYVNGKLVQEVTDPAELPTHSQKIFFSLWGSDKLTNWMGPFSDPGRKVTMQVERVAFTALGEPCQFKESLACSISSGANSN from the coding sequence ATGAACGCAGATCCGAAGACTATCCCCATCGTCGCGGCCGATGTCATGCGGTTCGAGCCGAGAGCGGGCCTGCGGCGGCTATCCACAGCTGGCGCGTTTCTTGTGGCCGTGGCCGCAAGCCTGGTTGCAGCCCCGCATCCATCGCGGGCGCAGGACGTGCAGAGCGCGCCCTCATTCGTCGATGACTTCTCGAATTTCGACCATTCGCGCTGGTATGTTTCCGACGGCTGGTCGAACGGCCCACACCAGAACTGCACCTGGTCGAAGAGCCTTGTCGGGCTTTCCGATGGTGTGCTGACGCTGGGCTTCGAGAAGCGCCAGACCAAGGACCGCGAATTCGCCTGCGGCGAGATCCAGACCAAGAAGCGCTATGGCTACGGCACCTATGAAGCGCGCATGAAGACCGACACCGGGTCCGGCCTCAACGCCGCCTTCTTTTCCTACATCGGCCCCGCCGACAAGCAGCCCTGGGACGAGATCGACTTCGAGGTCCTGACCAAGGACACCTCGAAGGTCCAGGTCAACACCTACATCTTGGGCAAGCCGAAGAATGAGAAGCTCGCCGATGTCGAGGGCGGCACCGACAAGGGCTTCAACGACTACGGCTTTGTCTGGGAGAAAGAGCGGTTGCGCTTCTACGTCAACGGCAAGCTGGTCCAGGAAGTGACCGACCCAGCGGAATTGCCGACCCATTCGCAGAAGATATTCTTCAGCCTCTGGGGCAGCGACAAGCTGACCAACTGGATGGGCCCCTTTTCCGACCCCGGCCGCAAGGTCACCATGCAGGTGGAACGCGTCGCGTTTACGGCGCTGGGCGAGCCATGCCAGTTCAAGGAATCGCTGGCGTGCAGCATAAGCAGCGGCGCCAACAGCAACTAG
- a CDS encoding glycosyltransferase — protein MKVLFAGGNGYTPQFSGGVQSSTHHLVEQLIEHGHEASVLAALFGQGVFGYKARAKMKLLRQRAVIDSYPGYPVVRAWFPWEAAGFAVKKLRPDVAVVQCHKSVPIGKALQAEGVPLVVYLRNVEFHELGGDLRELHSALYIANSEFTARTYKEKFDIDSTVIPPTINPATYNTPTTGEFVTLINPYEEKGFDLAVRIAGACPEIQFLFVESWKLDDDHRARIEATIAPFSNIRLENRTSDMKTVYGRTKILLAPSKWEEAWGRVASEAHCSGIPVVGSRRGGLPEAIGSGGVVLDYDGPLDDWVAAVRRLWNDTEEYQRLSAAARAFSERPALNPERQFATFFSLLDRAAQQSSRKAA, from the coding sequence ATGAAAGTCCTCTTTGCAGGCGGCAATGGCTACACTCCCCAGTTCAGCGGCGGCGTGCAGTCCAGCACCCATCATCTGGTCGAGCAACTGATCGAGCACGGCCATGAGGCGTCGGTGCTGGCGGCGCTGTTCGGCCAGGGCGTCTTCGGCTACAAGGCGCGCGCCAAGATGAAGCTGCTCAGGCAGCGCGCCGTCATCGACAGCTATCCTGGCTATCCGGTGGTGCGGGCCTGGTTTCCCTGGGAGGCGGCGGGCTTTGCAGTCAAGAAGCTGAGGCCGGACGTCGCCGTCGTGCAGTGTCACAAGTCGGTTCCGATCGGCAAGGCGCTGCAGGCCGAGGGCGTGCCTCTGGTCGTCTACCTCCGCAACGTCGAATTCCATGAACTGGGCGGCGACCTGCGCGAGCTGCATTCGGCGCTCTACATCGCCAATTCGGAGTTCACCGCACGCACCTACAAGGAGAAGTTCGACATCGATTCCACGGTCATTCCGCCGACCATCAATCCGGCCACCTACAACACGCCGACGACCGGCGAGTTCGTCACCCTGATCAACCCTTACGAGGAAAAGGGCTTTGATCTTGCAGTGCGCATCGCCGGCGCCTGCCCCGAGATCCAGTTCCTCTTCGTCGAAAGCTGGAAGCTCGACGACGATCACAGGGCCCGGATCGAGGCGACGATCGCGCCCTTCTCCAACATCAGGCTGGAAAACCGCACCAGCGACATGAAGACGGTTTATGGCCGCACCAAGATTCTGCTCGCTCCCAGCAAGTGGGAGGAGGCCTGGGGCCGTGTCGCATCGGAGGCGCATTGCAGCGGCATCCCCGTCGTCGGCTCGCGGCGCGGCGGCCTGCCCGAGGCCATCGGCTCGGGCGGCGTCGTGCTCGACTATGACGGCCCGCTCGACGATTGGGTGGCGGCGGTCAGGCGGCTCTGGAACGACACTGAGGAGTATCAGCGGCTTTCAGCAGCCGCGCGCGCCTTCTCGGAGCGCCCCGCCCTGAACCCCGAGCGCCAGTTCGCCACCTTCTTCTCGCTGCTCGACAGGGCGGCGCAACAGTCTTCGCGAAAGGCTGCTTAG
- a CDS encoding GMC oxidoreductase, with translation MVLDIRPEQIANEHFDIIAIGSGFGSAFFLHGLLKRRKARVLVLEWGRHNTHEWQLGQNANTDIDDESTYKTNSDKPWNYTIGLGGGTNCWFAQTPRFHPNDFRLKSTYGVGNDWPISYDELEPFYCDAEEVMSISGDPDMARMLPRSKPFPQPPHRMSSPDLMMKAAQPEQHFVMPTARARVATALRGACCANLRCWLCPADAKFTVNNGLMHVFEHPDVSVCLSSEVRRLEHVGGSVRSVTFVHGGKEYSASGDLFVLGANAIQSPAIMLRSGLGGEFVGLGLHESYGWNFEAYLDGVDNFDGSTITTGLNFGLYDGPHRAEHAAALVYFENRWQHGMRAEKGRLRQVLPLVVVTENLLDPENRVILDKDENAFVSFKGASDYAVKGMAKALEKLPALLQPLPVEQLFDRGIRPTESHVQGTLRMGTGPADSVVDRDMIHHQQRNLVVVGTSTYPSCSCVNPSLTAAALSLRAASRMA, from the coding sequence ATGGTGCTGGATATCAGGCCCGAGCAAATCGCCAACGAGCATTTCGATATCATCGCCATCGGTTCCGGTTTCGGTTCGGCCTTCTTCCTGCACGGCCTGTTGAAGCGGCGGAAGGCCCGTGTCCTGGTCCTGGAATGGGGCCGGCACAACACGCACGAATGGCAGCTCGGCCAGAACGCCAACACCGATATCGACGACGAGAGCACCTACAAGACCAACTCCGACAAGCCGTGGAACTACACGATCGGCCTCGGCGGCGGCACCAACTGCTGGTTCGCGCAGACGCCGCGTTTCCACCCCAACGACTTCAGGCTGAAGAGCACATACGGCGTCGGCAATGACTGGCCGATCAGCTATGACGAGCTGGAGCCGTTCTACTGCGACGCCGAGGAGGTCATGTCGATCTCCGGCGACCCGGACATGGCTCGGATGCTGCCGCGCTCGAAGCCCTTCCCGCAGCCGCCCCACCGCATGTCGTCGCCCGACCTGATGATGAAGGCGGCGCAGCCGGAGCAACACTTCGTCATGCCGACGGCGCGCGCCCGCGTGGCGACCGCGCTGCGCGGCGCCTGCTGCGCCAATCTGCGCTGCTGGCTGTGCCCGGCCGATGCCAAGTTCACCGTCAACAACGGCCTGATGCATGTCTTCGAGCATCCTGACGTCTCGGTCTGCCTCAGCTCGGAAGTGCGGCGGCTCGAACACGTTGGCGGCTCCGTCCGCTCGGTGACGTTCGTGCATGGCGGCAAGGAATATTCGGCGAGCGGCGACCTGTTCGTGCTCGGCGCCAACGCGATCCAGAGCCCGGCGATCATGCTGCGCTCCGGCCTTGGCGGCGAATTCGTCGGTCTCGGCCTGCACGAATCCTATGGCTGGAACTTCGAGGCCTATCTCGACGGCGTCGACAATTTCGACGGCAGCACCATCACCACCGGCCTGAATTTCGGCCTCTATGACGGTCCGCATCGGGCCGAGCACGCGGCGGCGCTCGTCTATTTCGAAAACCGCTGGCAGCACGGCATGCGCGCCGAGAAGGGACGGCTGCGGCAGGTGCTGCCGCTGGTGGTCGTCACCGAAAACCTGCTCGACCCGGAGAACCGGGTGATCCTCGACAAGGACGAGAACGCCTTCGTCAGCTTCAAGGGCGCGTCGGACTATGCCGTCAAGGGCATGGCCAAGGCGCTGGAAAAGCTGCCCGCGCTGCTTCAGCCGCTGCCAGTCGAGCAGCTCTTCGACCGCGGCATCCGGCCGACCGAATCGCATGTGCAGGGCACGTTGCGGATGGGCACCGGCCCGGCCGATTCGGTGGTCGACCGCGACATGATCCATCATCAGCAGCGGAACCTCGTCGTCGTCGGCACGAGCACCTATCCGAGCTGCTCCTGCGTCAATCCCAGCCTGACGGCGGCCGCCCTGTCGTTGCGGGCGGCGAGTCGGATGGCATGA
- a CDS encoding lasso peptide isopeptide bond-forming cyclase — MSGIAGILARRDGKPATAADIQQMLARMRHRARDGASWWSDTAITLGHAWLNTTDEAGPGPLTMAGGKLAITADCRLDNRDELLARLGIRDRSVADGVLVMRAYLAWGETCPTHLQGDFAFAIWDSERQALFCARDHFGVKPFYYYASDRRFAFASEIGPILGLDGDGARISEHQISGFLAGLPDDPQSTAYTDIFRLPARHSLTVTENQVVLRRYWQIEPSRRPLRSDAAEEFGHLFSQSVRNRMRGTDAVGAMLSGGLDSSSIACVAGLERAAERKPGLPTFSLIFEKGSSMDEKPFIDAVLEKPNLDGTLISVGNYAPFAEFERILEEQEETFLAPGLSLTRSIYRTAGAKGTKVLLDGHGGDEVVSQGHGHLHELADAGRWMELWRELRGASNTYGDGMLGMYFKFLTVYGPAWRIAKLRGIANRVLGRLRRGSAPVPRGWGGLVNPALARRTDLAERFHRSGYMPSSVSASEALTHRWILSTGLVPHAFEVLDKSAANFGVEPRYPFWDKPLVEFCLALPGEEKLSRGFGRYVLRRAMDGILPPEVQWRRDKIDFTSNLVKGMVGNHRDLLHKVLVSDAELIAPYVNLPEVAAAYARILRRPDEAAPLDVQYVWRSTSLSLWLRQVKLSGSHA; from the coding sequence ATGAGCGGCATCGCCGGAATCCTGGCCAGACGGGACGGCAAGCCCGCCACCGCCGCCGACATCCAGCAGATGCTCGCGCGCATGCGGCATCGCGCCCGCGACGGCGCCTCGTGGTGGTCGGACACGGCGATAACCCTCGGCCATGCCTGGCTGAACACGACCGACGAAGCCGGGCCGGGTCCGCTGACGATGGCCGGCGGCAAGCTGGCGATCACCGCCGACTGCCGGCTGGATAACCGCGACGAATTGCTGGCAAGGCTCGGAATCCGGGACAGGTCGGTCGCCGACGGCGTGCTTGTGATGCGCGCCTATCTCGCCTGGGGCGAAACCTGCCCCACCCATCTGCAAGGCGACTTCGCGTTCGCCATCTGGGATAGCGAAAGACAGGCGCTGTTTTGCGCCCGCGACCATTTCGGCGTCAAACCCTTCTACTATTACGCGAGCGACCGGCGTTTCGCCTTCGCCTCTGAGATCGGACCGATCCTTGGCCTCGACGGCGACGGCGCGCGTATCAGCGAGCACCAGATTTCCGGCTTCCTTGCTGGGCTGCCGGATGATCCGCAGTCCACCGCCTACACCGACATCTTCCGCTTGCCCGCCCGCCACAGCCTGACGGTGACGGAGAACCAGGTGGTGCTGCGCCGCTACTGGCAGATCGAGCCGTCGCGACGGCCGCTCCGGTCGGATGCGGCGGAGGAATTCGGGCATTTGTTTTCGCAATCCGTCCGCAATCGTATGCGCGGAACCGACGCGGTCGGCGCGATGCTGAGCGGCGGCCTCGATTCCTCCTCGATCGCCTGCGTGGCCGGGCTCGAGAGAGCCGCGGAGCGCAAGCCAGGACTGCCGACCTTCTCACTGATCTTCGAGAAAGGCTCCTCGATGGACGAGAAGCCGTTCATCGACGCCGTGCTTGAAAAGCCCAACCTCGACGGCACGCTGATCAGCGTCGGCAACTATGCGCCCTTCGCCGAGTTCGAGCGCATCCTTGAAGAGCAGGAAGAAACGTTCCTGGCGCCCGGCCTGTCGCTGACCCGCAGCATCTACCGGACCGCCGGCGCGAAGGGCACGAAGGTGCTGCTCGACGGCCATGGCGGCGACGAGGTGGTATCGCAGGGCCACGGCCATCTGCACGAGCTGGCCGATGCCGGCAGATGGATGGAGCTATGGCGGGAACTGCGCGGCGCCTCCAACACCTATGGCGACGGCATGCTCGGCATGTACTTCAAATTCCTGACCGTCTATGGGCCGGCCTGGCGGATCGCGAAACTGAGAGGGATAGCCAATCGCGTCCTCGGCAGGCTGAGGCGCGGGTCCGCGCCAGTGCCGCGCGGCTGGGGCGGTCTGGTCAATCCGGCGCTTGCCCGACGCACCGATCTTGCCGAGCGGTTCCATAGGAGCGGCTACATGCCGTCCAGCGTCAGCGCCAGCGAGGCGCTGACGCATCGCTGGATCCTGTCGACGGGGCTGGTGCCGCACGCCTTCGAGGTGCTCGACAAGTCAGCGGCCAATTTCGGCGTCGAGCCACGCTATCCGTTCTGGGACAAGCCGCTGGTCGAGTTCTGCCTGGCGCTGCCGGGCGAGGAGAAGCTGAGCAGAGGCTTTGGCCGCTACGTGCTGCGCCGCGCCATGGACGGCATCCTGCCGCCCGAAGTGCAGTGGCGGCGCGACAAGATCGATTTCACGTCCAACCTGGTGAAGGGCATGGTCGGCAACCATCGCGACCTGCTGCACAAGGTGCTGGTCTCGGACGCCGAGTTGATTGCGCCCTATGTCAACCTGCCGGAGGTGGCCGCCGCCTATGCCCGGATCCTGCGGCGGCCAGACGAGGCCGCGCCGCTCGACGTGCAGTATGTCTGGCGCTCGACCTCGCTGTCGCTCTGGTTGCGCCAGGTGAAACTCAGCGGGAGCCATGCATGA
- a CDS encoding UDP-glucose dehydrogenase family protein: MNLTVFGIGYVGLVQAAVLAEVGHQVVCVDIDEKKVERLNQGLIPIFEPGLETLVKENHAAGRIKFTTDAVAAVKHGQIQMIAVGTPPGEDGSADLKYVLAVAEAIGREMETPKIIVGKSTVPVGTCEKIKAKIAETLKARGREDLAFDVASNPEFLKEGSAVADCMKPDRIIVGTSSEDTEAVMRELYAPFNRNHEKMIVMDVRSAEFTKYAANCMLATKISFMNEMANLAEQLGADIEEVRKGIGSDPRIGYHFIYPGLGYGGSCFPKDVRALIKTAEGVKFDAKLLRAVEERNNEQKSVLFDKVHRYFKGNLKGKTFALWGLAFKPNTDDMREAPARVLMEALWQAGANVQAYDPEAMQECQAIYGLRDDLLLCGTKEAALRGAEALLICTEWKSFRAPSFDALKDALTTPVIFDGRNLYDPKVIARYGIEYFSIGRMAA; the protein is encoded by the coding sequence ATGAATCTGACCGTCTTTGGAATTGGCTATGTCGGCCTCGTGCAGGCCGCCGTGCTCGCGGAAGTCGGGCACCAGGTGGTGTGCGTCGACATTGATGAGAAAAAGGTCGAGCGGCTCAACCAGGGCCTGATCCCGATCTTCGAGCCCGGGCTCGAAACGCTGGTCAAGGAGAACCACGCCGCCGGCCGCATCAAGTTCACCACCGACGCGGTGGCGGCGGTGAAGCACGGCCAGATCCAGATGATCGCGGTCGGCACGCCTCCCGGCGAGGACGGCTCGGCCGATCTCAAATATGTGCTCGCCGTCGCCGAGGCCATCGGCCGCGAGATGGAGACGCCCAAGATCATCGTCGGCAAGTCTACGGTGCCGGTCGGCACCTGCGAGAAGATCAAGGCCAAGATCGCCGAGACCCTGAAGGCGAGGGGTCGCGAGGATCTGGCTTTCGACGTCGCCTCCAATCCGGAATTCCTCAAGGAAGGCTCGGCCGTCGCCGACTGCATGAAGCCCGACCGTATCATCGTCGGCACCTCTAGCGAGGACACCGAGGCGGTGATGCGCGAGCTCTATGCGCCGTTCAACCGCAACCACGAGAAGATGATCGTGATGGACGTGCGCAGTGCCGAGTTCACCAAATACGCCGCCAATTGCATGCTGGCGACCAAGATCAGCTTCATGAACGAGATGGCCAATCTGGCCGAGCAGCTGGGCGCCGACATCGAGGAGGTGCGCAAGGGCATCGGCTCCGATCCGCGCATCGGCTACCACTTCATCTATCCCGGCCTCGGCTATGGCGGCTCGTGCTTTCCCAAGGACGTGCGCGCCCTGATCAAGACCGCCGAAGGCGTCAAGTTCGACGCCAAGCTGCTGCGCGCGGTGGAGGAGCGCAACAACGAGCAGAAATCGGTCCTGTTCGACAAGGTGCACCGCTATTTCAAGGGCAACCTCAAGGGCAAGACCTTCGCGCTCTGGGGCCTGGCCTTCAAGCCCAACACCGACGACATGCGCGAGGCCCCGGCACGTGTCTTGATGGAAGCACTGTGGCAGGCCGGCGCCAATGTTCAGGCCTATGATCCCGAGGCGATGCAGGAATGCCAGGCGATCTACGGCTTGCGCGACGATCTTCTGCTCTGCGGCACGAAAGAGGCCGCGCTGCGCGGCGCCGAGGCGCTGTTGATCTGCACCGAATGGAAGAGCTTCCGCGCGCCCTCCTTCGACGCGCTCAAGGATGCACTGACCACGCCGGTGATCTTCGACGGCCGCAACCTCTACGATCCCAAGGTCATCGCCCGCTACGGCATCGAATATTTCAGCATCGGCAGGATGGCGGCGTGA
- a CDS encoding PqqD family protein — protein sequence MTWDPADQDRVTATSDAVACEFGNGLALLNLQSNIYYSLNSVGAYIWELIQEPRPVADIRAAVLTRYDVDPARCRADVDGLLKGLAEAGLARLHHEELV from the coding sequence ATGACATGGGATCCGGCGGATCAGGACCGCGTAACCGCCACCAGCGACGCCGTGGCTTGCGAATTCGGCAACGGGCTGGCGCTGCTCAATCTGCAATCCAACATCTATTACAGCCTGAACAGTGTCGGCGCCTATATCTGGGAACTGATCCAGGAGCCGCGCCCGGTGGCCGACATCCGCGCCGCGGTGCTCACGCGCTACGACGTCGATCCGGCGCGCTGCAGGGCCGACGTCGATGGACTGTTGAAAGGCCTGGCCGAGGCAGGGCTTGCGAGGCTCCACCATGAGGAACTTGTCTAG
- a CDS encoding glycosyltransferase family 2 protein, giving the protein MSSTASRVCVIIAARNAARTIPAAIASALREPEAAEVVVVDDASTDDTAEVARAADDGSGRLKVMRLDVNRGPSFARNAAIAGSSSPFISILDADDFFLEGRFRRLFASTDWDFAADNIMLIRDDTATDVSKVVAPSFSADPEFLDFERFVEGNISRRRVQRGELGFLKPVISRAFLDRHALRYDENLRLGEDYELYARAVACGARFKVIRSCGYGAIVRADSLSGRHKTQDLKRLADADLALLAIDTLPETSKAALRKHERHVRDKYRLRNFLDVKAERGLASAAAYALASQSNLIPIVRGVAADKLEALFRQTGLAPKRPVPPMRFLMAAQAVEK; this is encoded by the coding sequence ATGTCCAGCACAGCTTCCCGGGTCTGCGTGATCATCGCCGCCCGCAACGCCGCCCGAACGATCCCAGCCGCCATAGCGTCGGCGCTGCGCGAGCCGGAAGCGGCTGAAGTCGTCGTCGTCGACGACGCCTCCACCGACGACACCGCCGAGGTGGCGCGCGCCGCCGATGACGGCAGCGGCAGGCTCAAAGTCATGCGTCTCGACGTGAACCGGGGCCCGTCCTTTGCCCGCAACGCCGCGATCGCCGGCTCAAGCTCACCCTTCATCAGCATCCTAGACGCCGACGATTTCTTCCTCGAAGGCCGCTTTCGCAGGCTGTTCGCCAGCACCGACTGGGATTTCGCCGCCGACAACATCATGCTGATCAGGGACGACACGGCGACCGATGTCTCCAAGGTCGTCGCCCCGTCCTTTTCGGCCGATCCGGAATTCCTCGACTTCGAGCGTTTCGTCGAGGGCAACATCTCCAGGCGCCGCGTGCAGCGCGGCGAGCTCGGCTTTCTGAAGCCGGTGATCAGCCGGGCCTTCCTCGATCGCCACGCCCTGCGCTACGACGAGAACCTGCGCCTCGGCGAGGACTATGAGCTCTATGCCCGCGCCGTCGCCTGCGGCGCCCGCTTCAAGGTCATCAGGTCTTGCGGCTATGGCGCCATCGTGCGCGCCGATTCGCTGAGCGGCCGCCACAAGACGCAGGATCTGAAGCGCCTGGCCGACGCGGACCTGGCGCTGCTTGCCATCGACACGCTGCCGGAAACGTCCAAGGCGGCGCTCAGGAAGCATGAGCGCCACGTGCGTGACAAATACCGGCTGCGCAATTTCCTCGACGTGAAGGCCGAGCGTGGCCTGGCATCGGCCGCCGCCTATGCGCTGGCGAGCCAGTCGAACCTGATCCCCATCGTCCGGGGCGTCGCCGCCGACAAGCTCGAGGCGCTCTTTCGCCAGACCGGCCTTGCCCCCAAGCGGCCGGTGCCGCCGATGCGCTTCCTGATGGCCGCTCAAGCTGTTGAAAAGTAA
- a CDS encoding lasso peptide biosynthesis B2 protein produces the protein MRNLSRLLSLSGAEMLFLARCVVVVAAVRLGLTLFSFNRVRRLVTRLDAREVASVADLRRVAWGVAAAARLVPYASCLTQALSGQYLLARGGKASNIRIGIEQNTGAELKAHAWLMSGSHIVLGGSLAGFAHLVDHGQ, from the coding sequence ATGAGGAACTTGTCTAGGCTCCTCTCACTCAGCGGTGCGGAGATGCTCTTCCTGGCGCGCTGCGTTGTGGTGGTCGCCGCCGTGCGGCTGGGGCTGACGCTGTTTTCCTTCAACCGTGTTCGCCGCCTGGTGACCCGGCTCGACGCGCGCGAGGTGGCCAGCGTCGCCGATCTGAGACGTGTCGCCTGGGGCGTCGCGGCCGCTGCCCGGCTTGTCCCCTATGCCAGTTGCCTGACCCAGGCGCTGTCGGGCCAATACCTTCTCGCCCGCGGGGGCAAGGCCTCGAACATCCGCATTGGCATCGAGCAGAATACGGGCGCCGAGCTGAAAGCGCATGCCTGGCTGATGAGCGGCAGCCACATTGTCCTTGGCGGCTCGCTTGCCGGGTTCGCCCATCTCGTCGACCACGGTCAGTAA